In Vespa velutina chromosome 1, iVesVel2.1, whole genome shotgun sequence, the following proteins share a genomic window:
- the LOC124951267 gene encoding venom protease-like isoform X2 — translation MGLATKCHWFFIGLVLVLSSKSQASQDTDRPKKFHLERIDTVMIPLHTDTSDNNRTTERILSPIRKRRYVRFPSGPGGYVYESSGSAIGPRNVGTYPAARFGPQPQFSSPWRQYKSLWRSPVSEYSRPVMGHRTPRLIFRDNDFLPPAGGGTTTFFQSNQLPDFEDDVRDHRKQTLEDYPRLETDCGIPVSKQTAQRRIVGGDEAGFGSFPWQAYIRIGSSRCGGTLVNRYHVVTAGHCVAKASARQVQVTLGDYVVNSASESLPAYTFGVREIRVHPYFKFTPQADRFDVAVLRLDRPVHYMPHISPICLPEKNEDFLGQYGWAAGWGALQAGSRLRPKTLQAVDVPVIDNRICERWHRSNGINVVIYDEMMCAGYRSGGKDSCQGDSGGPLMLEKTGRWYLIGIVSAGYSCAQPGQPGIYHRVAKTVDWITYVINS, via the exons ATGGGGTTGGCGACGAAGTGCCATTGGTTTTTCATAGGACTGGTTCTCGTACTCTCTTCGAAGAGCCAGGCCAGCCAAGACACTGATCGTCCAAAAAAATTCCATCTTGAAAGGATCGATACCGTTATGATTCCGTTGCATACTGATACAAGTGATAATAATCGAACTACCGAACGGATTTTAAGTCCAATTCGTAAACGAAGATACGTTCGTTTTCCCAGTGGTCCAGGTGGATATGTTTATGAATCTAGTGGCTCGGCTATTGGTCCAAGAAACGTCGGAACTTATCCAGCTGCACGTTTTGGACCACAACCACAATTTTCATCACCTTGGAGGCAGTATAAGTCCCTTTGGAGAAGTCCCGTTTCTGAATACTCCAGACCGGTGATGGGTCATCGAACTCCGAGGTTGATATTCCGTGACAACGATTTTCTACCGCCTGCTGGTGGAGGAACTACGACTTTCTTTCAATCCAATCAGTTGCCTGACTTTGAGGATGACGTTAGAG atCATCGAAAGCAAACGTTAGAAGATTATCCCAGACTGGAAACAG ATTGCGGTATACCAGTTTCGAAGCAAACAGCTCAAAGAAGAATCGTTGGTGGTGACGAAGCTGGCTTTGGAAGTTTTCCTTGGCAG gcTTATATACGAATAGGATCCAGTAGATGTGGTGGTACATTAGTCAATCGGTACCATGTTGTAACAGCTGGTCATTGCGTAGCCAA AGCTTCGGCACGTCAGGTACAAGTTACCCTTGGAGATTACGTGGTCAATTCAGCGAGCGAATCACTACCTGCTTATACTTTTGGTGTTCGAGAGATTCGAGTTCATCCTTATTTTAAATTCACACCACAAGCAGATAG ATTCGACGTAGCAGTGCTCAGATTAGATCGACCGGTTCATTACATGCCACACATTTCGCCAATTTGCCTGCcagagaaaaacgaagactTTTTAGGTCAATACGGTTGGGCTGCTGGATGGGGTGCTCTTCAAGCTG GTTCGAGATTACGGCCAAAGACACTTCAAGCAGTCGATGTACCAGTGATAGACAATCGCATTTGTGAAAGGTGGCATCGTTCGAATGGTATCAACGTGGTCATCTATGATGAGATGATGTGTGCTGGGTATCGTAGTGGTGGTAAAGATTCCTGTCAA GGCGACAGTGGAGGTCCTTTAATGTTGGAGAAAACAGGAAGATGGTACCTCATAGGAATCGTATCAGCTGGTTACTCCTGTGCTCAACCAGGACAACCAGGGATTTATCATCGTGTAGCAAAAACAGTCGATTGGATAACTTACGTTATTAATTCGTAG
- the LOC124951267 gene encoding serine protease 42-like isoform X4 produces MGLATKCHWFFIGLVLVLSSKSQASQDTDRPKKFHLERIDTVMIPLHTDTSDNNRTTERILSPIRKRRYVRFPSGPGGYVYESSGSAIGPRNVGTYPAARFGPQPQFSSPWRQYKSLWRSPVSEYSRPVMGHRTPRLIFRDNDFLPPAGGGTTTFFQSNQLPDFEDDVRDHRKQTLEDYPRLETESRQEKRPLWKGDDTLCSDGRTCEFFLMCWMSAGLLDGSCGGIMFACCHRKDPKAISDSNFLETPRDQSQPLPLDTYTDATNDDHCGIPVSKQTAQRRIVGGDEAGFGSFPWQAYIRIGSSRCGGTLVNRYHVVTAGHCVAKASARQVQVTLGDYVVNSASESLPAYTFGVREIRVHPYFKFTPQADRFDVAVLRLDRPVHYMPHISPICLPEKNEDFLGQYGWAAGWGALQAGSRLRPKTLQAVDVPVIDNRICERWHRSNGINVVIYDEMMCAGYRSGGKDSCQGDSGGPLMLEKTGRWYLIGIVSAGYSCAQPGQPGIYHRVAKTVDWITYVINS; encoded by the exons ATGGGGTTGGCGACGAAGTGCCATTGGTTTTTCATAGGACTGGTTCTCGTACTCTCTTCGAAGAGCCAGGCCAGCCAAGACACTGATCGTCCAAAAAAATTCCATCTTGAAAGGATCGATACCGTTATGATTCCGTTGCATACTGATACAAGTGATAATAATCGAACTACCGAACGGATTTTAAGTCCAATTCGTAAACGAAGATACGTTCGTTTTCCCAGTGGTCCAGGTGGATATGTTTATGAATCTAGTGGCTCGGCTATTGGTCCAAGAAACGTCGGAACTTATCCAGCTGCACGTTTTGGACCACAACCACAATTTTCATCACCTTGGAGGCAGTATAAGTCCCTTTGGAGAAGTCCCGTTTCTGAATACTCCAGACCGGTGATGGGTCATCGAACTCCGAGGTTGATATTCCGTGACAACGATTTTCTACCGCCTGCTGGTGGAGGAACTACGACTTTCTTTCAATCCAATCAGTTGCCTGACTTTGAGGATGACGTTAGAG atCATCGAAAGCAAACGTTAGAAGATTATCCCAGACTGGAAACAG AATCGCGTCAAGAGAAAAGACCGCTTTGGAAGGGCGACGATACTTTGTGCTCCGACGGACGAACCTGtgaattttttctaatgtGCTGGATGTCCGCTGGCTTATTGGACGGCAGTTGCGGTGGCATTATGTTCGCTTGTTGTCACCGAAAAGATCCTAAAGCTATCTCCGATTCTAACTTCCTCGAGACGCCTCGAGATCAATCTCAACCGCTTCCGCTGGATACATACACGGATGCTACCAATGACGATC ATTGCGGTATACCAGTTTCGAAGCAAACAGCTCAAAGAAGAATCGTTGGTGGTGACGAAGCTGGCTTTGGAAGTTTTCCTTGGCAG gcTTATATACGAATAGGATCCAGTAGATGTGGTGGTACATTAGTCAATCGGTACCATGTTGTAACAGCTGGTCATTGCGTAGCCAA AGCTTCGGCACGTCAGGTACAAGTTACCCTTGGAGATTACGTGGTCAATTCAGCGAGCGAATCACTACCTGCTTATACTTTTGGTGTTCGAGAGATTCGAGTTCATCCTTATTTTAAATTCACACCACAAGCAGATAG ATTCGACGTAGCAGTGCTCAGATTAGATCGACCGGTTCATTACATGCCACACATTTCGCCAATTTGCCTGCcagagaaaaacgaagactTTTTAGGTCAATACGGTTGGGCTGCTGGATGGGGTGCTCTTCAAGCTG GTTCGAGATTACGGCCAAAGACACTTCAAGCAGTCGATGTACCAGTGATAGACAATCGCATTTGTGAAAGGTGGCATCGTTCGAATGGTATCAACGTGGTCATCTATGATGAGATGATGTGTGCTGGGTATCGTAGTGGTGGTAAAGATTCCTGTCAA GGCGACAGTGGAGGTCCTTTAATGTTGGAGAAAACAGGAAGATGGTACCTCATAGGAATCGTATCAGCTGGTTACTCCTGTGCTCAACCAGGACAACCAGGGATTTATCATCGTGTAGCAAAAACAGTCGATTGGATAACTTACGTTATTAATTCGTAG
- the LOC124951267 gene encoding venom protease-like isoform X3 produces MGLATKCHWFFIGLVLVLSSKSQASQDTDRPKKFHLERIDTVMIPLHTDTSDNNRTTERILSPIRKRRYVRFPSGPGGYVYESSGSAIGPRNVGTYPAARFGPQPQFSSPWRQYKSLWRSPVSEYSRPVMGHRTPRLIFRDNDFLPPAGGGTTTFFQSNQLPDFEDDVRDCGIPVSKQTAQRRIVGGDEAGFGSFPWQAYIRIGSSRCGGTLVNRYHVVTAGHCVAKASARQVQVTLGDYVVNSASESLPAYTFGVREIRVHPYFKFTPQADRFDVAVLRLDRPVHYMPHISPICLPEKNEDFLGQYGWAAGWGALQAGSRLRPKTLQAVDVPVIDNRICERWHRSNGINVVIYDEMMCAGYRSGGKDSCQGDSGGPLMLEKTGRWYLIGIVSAGYSCAQPGQPGIYHRVAKTVDWITYVINS; encoded by the exons ATGGGGTTGGCGACGAAGTGCCATTGGTTTTTCATAGGACTGGTTCTCGTACTCTCTTCGAAGAGCCAGGCCAGCCAAGACACTGATCGTCCAAAAAAATTCCATCTTGAAAGGATCGATACCGTTATGATTCCGTTGCATACTGATACAAGTGATAATAATCGAACTACCGAACGGATTTTAAGTCCAATTCGTAAACGAAGATACGTTCGTTTTCCCAGTGGTCCAGGTGGATATGTTTATGAATCTAGTGGCTCGGCTATTGGTCCAAGAAACGTCGGAACTTATCCAGCTGCACGTTTTGGACCACAACCACAATTTTCATCACCTTGGAGGCAGTATAAGTCCCTTTGGAGAAGTCCCGTTTCTGAATACTCCAGACCGGTGATGGGTCATCGAACTCCGAGGTTGATATTCCGTGACAACGATTTTCTACCGCCTGCTGGTGGAGGAACTACGACTTTCTTTCAATCCAATCAGTTGCCTGACTTTGAGGATGACGTTAGAG ATTGCGGTATACCAGTTTCGAAGCAAACAGCTCAAAGAAGAATCGTTGGTGGTGACGAAGCTGGCTTTGGAAGTTTTCCTTGGCAG gcTTATATACGAATAGGATCCAGTAGATGTGGTGGTACATTAGTCAATCGGTACCATGTTGTAACAGCTGGTCATTGCGTAGCCAA AGCTTCGGCACGTCAGGTACAAGTTACCCTTGGAGATTACGTGGTCAATTCAGCGAGCGAATCACTACCTGCTTATACTTTTGGTGTTCGAGAGATTCGAGTTCATCCTTATTTTAAATTCACACCACAAGCAGATAG ATTCGACGTAGCAGTGCTCAGATTAGATCGACCGGTTCATTACATGCCACACATTTCGCCAATTTGCCTGCcagagaaaaacgaagactTTTTAGGTCAATACGGTTGGGCTGCTGGATGGGGTGCTCTTCAAGCTG GTTCGAGATTACGGCCAAAGACACTTCAAGCAGTCGATGTACCAGTGATAGACAATCGCATTTGTGAAAGGTGGCATCGTTCGAATGGTATCAACGTGGTCATCTATGATGAGATGATGTGTGCTGGGTATCGTAGTGGTGGTAAAGATTCCTGTCAA GGCGACAGTGGAGGTCCTTTAATGTTGGAGAAAACAGGAAGATGGTACCTCATAGGAATCGTATCAGCTGGTTACTCCTGTGCTCAACCAGGACAACCAGGGATTTATCATCGTGTAGCAAAAACAGTCGATTGGATAACTTACGTTATTAATTCGTAG
- the LOC124951267 gene encoding serine protease 42-like isoform X1: MGLATKCHWFFIGLVLVLSSKSQASQDTDRPKKFHLERIDTVMIPLHTDTSDNNRTTERILSPIRKRRYVRFPSGPGGYVYESSGSAIGPRNVGTYPAARFGPQPQFSSPWRQYKSLWRSPVSEYSRPVMGHRTPRLIFRDNDFLPPAGGGTTTFFQSNQLPDFEDDVRESRQEKRPLWKGDDTLCSDGRTCEFFLMCWMSAGLLDGSCGGIMFACCHRKDPKAISDSNFLETPRDQSQPLPLDTYTDATNDDHCGIPVSKQTAQRRIVGGDEAGFGSFPWQAYIRIGSSRCGGTLVNRYHVVTAGHCVAKASARQVQVTLGDYVVNSASESLPAYTFGVREIRVHPYFKFTPQADRFDVAVLRLDRPVHYMPHISPICLPEKNEDFLGQYGWAAGWGALQAGSRLRPKTLQAVDVPVIDNRICERWHRSNGINVVIYDEMMCAGYRSGGKDSCQGDSGGPLMLEKTGRWYLIGIVSAGYSCAQPGQPGIYHRVAKTVDWITYVINS, translated from the exons ATGGGGTTGGCGACGAAGTGCCATTGGTTTTTCATAGGACTGGTTCTCGTACTCTCTTCGAAGAGCCAGGCCAGCCAAGACACTGATCGTCCAAAAAAATTCCATCTTGAAAGGATCGATACCGTTATGATTCCGTTGCATACTGATACAAGTGATAATAATCGAACTACCGAACGGATTTTAAGTCCAATTCGTAAACGAAGATACGTTCGTTTTCCCAGTGGTCCAGGTGGATATGTTTATGAATCTAGTGGCTCGGCTATTGGTCCAAGAAACGTCGGAACTTATCCAGCTGCACGTTTTGGACCACAACCACAATTTTCATCACCTTGGAGGCAGTATAAGTCCCTTTGGAGAAGTCCCGTTTCTGAATACTCCAGACCGGTGATGGGTCATCGAACTCCGAGGTTGATATTCCGTGACAACGATTTTCTACCGCCTGCTGGTGGAGGAACTACGACTTTCTTTCAATCCAATCAGTTGCCTGACTTTGAGGATGACGTTAGAG AATCGCGTCAAGAGAAAAGACCGCTTTGGAAGGGCGACGATACTTTGTGCTCCGACGGACGAACCTGtgaattttttctaatgtGCTGGATGTCCGCTGGCTTATTGGACGGCAGTTGCGGTGGCATTATGTTCGCTTGTTGTCACCGAAAAGATCCTAAAGCTATCTCCGATTCTAACTTCCTCGAGACGCCTCGAGATCAATCTCAACCGCTTCCGCTGGATACATACACGGATGCTACCAATGACGATC ATTGCGGTATACCAGTTTCGAAGCAAACAGCTCAAAGAAGAATCGTTGGTGGTGACGAAGCTGGCTTTGGAAGTTTTCCTTGGCAG gcTTATATACGAATAGGATCCAGTAGATGTGGTGGTACATTAGTCAATCGGTACCATGTTGTAACAGCTGGTCATTGCGTAGCCAA AGCTTCGGCACGTCAGGTACAAGTTACCCTTGGAGATTACGTGGTCAATTCAGCGAGCGAATCACTACCTGCTTATACTTTTGGTGTTCGAGAGATTCGAGTTCATCCTTATTTTAAATTCACACCACAAGCAGATAG ATTCGACGTAGCAGTGCTCAGATTAGATCGACCGGTTCATTACATGCCACACATTTCGCCAATTTGCCTGCcagagaaaaacgaagactTTTTAGGTCAATACGGTTGGGCTGCTGGATGGGGTGCTCTTCAAGCTG GTTCGAGATTACGGCCAAAGACACTTCAAGCAGTCGATGTACCAGTGATAGACAATCGCATTTGTGAAAGGTGGCATCGTTCGAATGGTATCAACGTGGTCATCTATGATGAGATGATGTGTGCTGGGTATCGTAGTGGTGGTAAAGATTCCTGTCAA GGCGACAGTGGAGGTCCTTTAATGTTGGAGAAAACAGGAAGATGGTACCTCATAGGAATCGTATCAGCTGGTTACTCCTGTGCTCAACCAGGACAACCAGGGATTTATCATCGTGTAGCAAAAACAGTCGATTGGATAACTTACGTTATTAATTCGTAG